AAGAAAAAATGAAAAACGAAGAACGAAGAACGAAAAACGAAAAATCGCTTTTCCCTTGCACAGAGAACCGAAAAATCCGTTCTTCTCCCGTAAAGAAAAAAATGAAAAACGAAGAACGAAAACCGAAGATCTGCCCTTCCCTCTTCGTTCTTCTATTCTTCGTTCTTCGTTCTTCGTTCTTCCCTCTTCCTTCTTCCTTCTTCGTTTTTCTCCTCGCCGCTGCTCGCCAGCGCGATCGCCCTCGGAAAGATACGATGCTCCTGCACCTGAATCCGCTGGTGCAGGGTGTCGGGGGTGTCGTGGGGCAGGATGGGCACGGCGGCTTGCATGATGATTGGGCCGCGGTCTACTTCCAGGCGGACGTAGTGGACGGTGCAGCCCGTCACCTTGACCCCGGCGGCGAGGGCTTGTTCGACGGCGCGGGCCCCCGGAAAGCTGGGCAGCAGGCTGGGGTGCAGGTTCAAAATGCGGTCGGGAAAGGCGGTGATCAGCACGTCTGTCACCACGCGCATCCAGCCCGCCATGATCACCCATTCCACGTCATAGCGCTTGAGTTGGTCGATGATGGCTTGATCCAGGGCTTCGCGGCTGGGAAACTGTCGATGGTTCAGCAGTTCTGCTGGAATGCCCAGTCGTTTCGCCCGCTCCGCTGCCCCGGCCTGGGGATTGTTGTAGATCATCACCTGGATTTGGGCGTTGAGCTGGCGCTGGGAAATGGACTGGGCGATCGCCTCAAAGTTTGACCCACTGCCAGAGGCCAGCACGCCCAGCCGCAGCGGTGCGCCTGCAAAATGGCGCTGCCATACGCTGGGGGGAACCGCTGGTGAGATAAACCCCGGCGCGGCGGCATCTTCGGCGATCGCATCTGTGGGGATAGACGGGGGCGACGGGTCGGGGGACTGCATTTTGACCTAGCTCCAACCCTGGGCGATCGCCTGATAGCCAATCAGCTTGTAGGCTAGCTTGGCGGCGGTAAATTCCGACACCACCGACTCGCTAACGGGCGCAAGCTCCATAATGTCTGCGCCGAGGACGTGGTGATGCTCAAACACCGACCGCAAGTAGCCCAGCAGGGAATACCAGTTCAGCCCGCCGGGTTCGGGTGTGCCCACGCCGGGGATCAGCGTCGGGTCAATGCCGTCTAGGTCGATGGTGAGAAAGACGTTGCGGGTGGGGATGGCGGCCAGCGCCCGTTCGGCCCAGTCGGGCTGGGTGGCGATTTCTCGCGCTCGAAATACGGTCAGATTTTTTTCCTTAATTAAATTCGCTTCTTCTTTGCAAATGCTGCGGATGCCGATTTGCACCGTAGGAAGACCCATGTCCACCACCCGACGCATAATGCAGGCGTGGTTGTGGATCGAGCCTTCGTATTCGTGGCGGAGGTCGCCGTGGGCATCGATTTGCACCACCGTAAACGACTCCGTAGACGCGGCTCGATAAGCCCGCACCAGACCCGTCGTGATGCTATGTTCGCCGCCCAGCCCGATGACGAACTTGCCGTCGGCAATGAGTTGGGCGGTGGTGTCCTCAACGACCTTCAGCATGGCTTCGGCAGACACTGGGCCGCTGCGCGTATCGGCGATCGCCCCGTGGGTATACACGCCGACGGGCCACATCTCCCGCTCTAGCTCCTCGTCGTAATATTCCACCTGATGCGACGCTTCCAAAATCGCCGCCGGGCCGTGTTCGCAGCCCTTGCGATAGGTCGTCGTCGCCTCGTAGGGAATCGGCAAAATCACGACCCGCGCCGTGTCATAGTCGGCGGCGACCTCTTCGCCCAAAAAGGGCAACTCGGCAATCGGCGTAGTGGTCAACATGGGCAAAAATCCAGAACAGCA
The Thermoleptolyngbya sichuanensis A183 DNA segment above includes these coding regions:
- the purN gene encoding phosphoribosylglycinamide formyltransferase; translation: MQSPDPSPPSIPTDAIAEDAAAPGFISPAVPPSVWQRHFAGAPLRLGVLASGSGSNFEAIAQSISQRQLNAQIQVMIYNNPQAGAAERAKRLGIPAELLNHRQFPSREALDQAIIDQLKRYDVEWVIMAGWMRVVTDVLITAFPDRILNLHPSLLPSFPGARAVEQALAAGVKVTGCTVHYVRLEVDRGPIIMQAAVPILPHDTPDTLHQRIQVQEHRIFPRAIALASSGEEKNEEGRRKREERRTKNEE
- the speB gene encoding agmatinase, yielding MLTTTPIAELPFLGEEVAADYDTARVVILPIPYEATTTYRKGCEHGPAAILEASHQVEYYDEELEREMWPVGVYTHGAIADTRSGPVSAEAMLKVVEDTTAQLIADGKFVIGLGGEHSITTGLVRAYRAASTESFTVVQIDAHGDLRHEYEGSIHNHACIMRRVVDMGLPTVQIGIRSICKEEANLIKEKNLTVFRAREIATQPDWAERALAAIPTRNVFLTIDLDGIDPTLIPGVGTPEPGGLNWYSLLGYLRSVFEHHHVLGADIMELAPVSESVVSEFTAAKLAYKLIGYQAIAQGWS